In Pochonia chlamydosporia 170 chromosome 3, whole genome shotgun sequence, the following are encoded in one genomic region:
- a CDS encoding mitochondrial S-adenosylmethionine transporter (similar to Metarhizium robertsii ARSEF 23 XP_007819569.2), whose amino-acid sequence MEIYAAGAVAAFTVDVLAYPLDTLKTRYQSQDYISTYGKSTQKALALRGLYQGIGSVVLATLPAAGLFFSTYEKAKSVIGTLPLHQSLVHSSASATAELASCLVLAPAEVVKQNAQMLREDATQSRASTSLQAWRQLAAKDAPRRLFTGYTALVARNLPFTALQFPIFEHLRSWAWERRLRKRGQGQGQGQEKGILETGLIAGGSAGSAGAVAAWITTPSDVVKTRMMLTAGEGSEMSGKMTSWAVTRLIYKERGLVGFFRGGLFRAGWTALGSSLYLGTYDAAKLWLRRRKNEADGDDSAL is encoded by the exons ATGGAGATTTACGCA GCTGGCGCAGTCGCCGCATTCACCGTCGACGTCCTCGCCTACCCGCTTGATACGCTCAAAACGCGCTACCAAAGCCAAGATTACATCTCGACATACGGAAAGTCCACTCAGAAAGCGTTGGCACTGCGAGGTTTATACCAAGGCATAGGGAGTGTGGTGCTGGCTACCCTTCCGGCAG CCGGTCTATTCTTCTCGACCTACGAAAAAGCCAAATCCGTCATCGGCACCCTCCCGCTACACCAATCCCTCGTCCACTCATCAGCCTCTGCCACCGCAGAACTAGCATCATGTTTAGTCCTTGCCCCCGCGGAAGTCGTCAAGCAAAATGCCCAGATGCTCCGCGAAGATGCTACCCAATCACGAGCGTCAACTTCCCTCCAGGCATGGCGACAACTTGCCGCCAAGGATGCGCCGAGGAGGTTATTCACGGGGTATACGGCGCTGGTGGCGCGAAACCTGCCATTTACGGCGCTGCAGTTTCCTATTTTTGAGCACCTACGGTCCTGGGCCTGGGAGAGACGACTACGAAAGAGGGGACagggacaaggacaaggacaagagaAGGGAATTTTGGAAACGGGCTTGATAGCGGGTGGGAGCGCGGGGAGCGCCGGGGCGGTGGCAGCGTGGATTACCACGCCCAGTGATGTtgtgaagacgaggatgatgctcACGGCTGGTGAGGGGAGTGAGATGTCTGGGAAGATGACGTCGTGGGCGGTGACGAGGCTTATTTACAAGGAGAGAGGTCTCGTGGGCTTCTTTAGAGGCGGGCTGTTCCGGGCTGGGTGGACGGCATTGGGGAGTTCCTTGTACTTGGGGACGTATGATGCCGCGAAGCTGTggttgcggaggaggaagaatgaGGCGGATGGAGATGATTCGGCGTTGTGA
- a CDS encoding 2-ketogluconate reductase (similar to Metarhizium robertsii ARSEF 23 XP_007819564.2) — MANKPKVLLLGQIEHAHDAWSQIASIATVLTPNATNRQEFIAECQSGRLDGVVAAFRTFDSFAVTGKIDNELCDAFPKSLKFMCHNGAGYDQVDIPACTSHSIRVSNTPTAVDDATADITMWLLIGALRNFPVGMAALRGGAWRGNPLPKLGHDPQGKVLGILGMGGIGRNVATKARAFGMKIRYYNRNRLSPELEDGAEYVSFEKLLAESDVLSLNLPLNPKTRHTISTEQFALMKQGIVIVNTARGAVMDEDALVKALDAGKVASVGLDVYEEEPKIHPGLIDNPNVLLVPHMGTWTVETQTKMEEWAISNVKLAVEQGKLKSIVPEQKDMA, encoded by the exons atggcaAATAAACCCAAGGTCCTCCTCCTAGGCCAAATCGAACA CGCCCACGACGCCTGGTCCCAAATCGCCTCCATCGCCACCGTCCTCACCCCCAATGCCACCAACCGCCAAGAATTCATCGCAGAATGCCAATCCGGCCGGCTGGACGGCGTGGTCGCCGCCTTCCGCACCTTCGACTCCTTCGCTGTAACCGGCAAAATTGACAATGAGCTCTGCGACGCGTTCCCCAAGTCCCTAAAGTTCATGTGCCACAACG GCGCTGGGTACGATCAAGTCGACATCCCGGCATGTACATCGCACTCCATCCGCGTGTCCAACACCCCTACGGCCGTCGACGACGCAACCGCCGATATAACCATGTGGCTGCTCATCGGTGCTCTGCGCAACTTCCCCGTGGGAATGGCCGCTCTTCGCGGAGGAGCTTGGCGCGGAAACCCCCTACCGAAGCTGGGCCACGATCCGCAGGGCAAAGTGCTCGGGATTTTGGGCATGGGTGGCATAGGACGTAATGTGGCGACCAAGGCGAGGGCGTTTGGGATGAAGATTCGGTATTATAATCGGAATAGGTTGTCGCCTGAGCTGGAGGATGGGGCGGAGTATGTTAGTtttgagaagttgttggCGGAGAGTGATGTCTTGAGTCTCAATCTTCCATTGAAT CCGAAAACTCGACATACTATTTCTACAGAGCAATTCGCCCTCATGAAGCAGGGTATTGTAATTGTCAACACGGCACGCGGGGCGGTCATGGACGAAGACGCCCTTGTCAAGGCCTTGGATGCAGGGAAAGTCGCCAGTGTAGGTTTGGATGTGTACGAGGAAGAACCCAAGATTCATCCTGGCTTAATTGACAATCCGAATGTGTTGCTCGTCCCGCACATGGGAACCTGGACGGTTGAGACGCAaaccaagatggaggagtgGGCCATCAGTAATGTGAAGCTGGCGGTtgagcaaggcaagttgAAGAGCATCGTTCCCGAGCAAAAGGATATGGCTTAG
- a CDS encoding adenosylhomocysteinase (similar to Aspergillus terreus NIH2624 XP_001210249.1), with amino-acid sequence MAAPAQKFKVADLSLAAFGRKEIELAENEMPGLMATRQKYAQDQPLKGARIAGCLHMTIQTAVLIETLTALGAEVTWTSCNIFSTQDHAAAAIAAAGVPVFAWKGETEEEYNWCLEQQLLAFKDGAKLNLILDDGGDLTSLVHTKYPEMLKDCYGVSEETTTGVHHLYRMLKDGKLLVPSINVNDSVTKSKFDNLYGCRESLVDGIKRATDVMIAGKVAVVAGFGDVGKGCAMALHGMGARVLVTEIDPINALQAAMAGYQVTTMEKAAKIGQIFVTTTGCRDILTGVHFEAMPNDAIVCNIGHFDIEIDVAWLKANAQSVQNIKPQVDRFLMKNGRHIILLAEGRLVNLGCATGHSSFVMSCSFTNQVLAQIMLYKASDEAFGKKYVEFAKTGKLDVGVYVLPKILDEEVARLHLDHVQAELSTLSKVQAEYLGLTTEGPYKADIYRY; translated from the exons atgGCTGCCCCCGCTCAGAAGTTCAAGGTCGCTGACCTGTCCCTCGCCGCCTTTGGCCGCAAGGAGATCGAGCTCGCCGAGAACGAAATGCCCGGTCTCATGGCTACCCGTCAGAAGTATGCCCAAGACCAGCCCCTCAAGGGTGCCCGTATTGCTGGTTGCCTGCACATGACCATCCAGACCGCTGTCCTCATCGAGACCTTGACTGCTCTTGGTGCCGAAGTCACCTGGACCAGCTGCAATATCTTCAGCACCCAGGACCAcgccgccgctgccattgccgccgctgGTGTTCCCGTTTTCGCCTGGAAGGGTGAGACCGAGGAGGAGTACAACTGGTGtctcgagcagcagctccttgcCTTCAAGGATGgtgccaagctcaacctgATCCTCGACGATGGCGGTGATCTGACCAGCCTTGTTCACACCAAGTACCCTGAGATGCTCAAGGACTGCTATGGTGTCTCTGAGGAGACCACCACTGGTGTTCACCACCTGTACCGCATGCTCAAGGACGGCAAGCTGCTTGTCCCCTccatcaacgtcaacgacAGCGtcaccaagtccaagttcGACAACTTGTACGGTTGCCGTGAGTCCCTCGTTGACGGTATCAAGCGTGCTACCGATGTCATGATTGCTGGCaaggttgctgttgttgctggtttcGGTGATGTTGGTAAGGGCTGTGCCATGGCACTCCACGGCATGGGCGCTCGCGTCCTTGTTACTGAGATTGATCCCATCAACGCCCTGcaggctgccatggctggctaCCAGGTCACCACCAtggagaaggctgccaagatTGGTCAGATCTTCGTCACCACCACTGGTTGCCGTGACATCCTGACTGGTGTGCACTTCGAGGCCATGCCCAACGATGCCATTGTTTGCA ACATTGGTCACTTCGATATTGAGATTGACGTTGCCTGGTTGAAGGCCAACGCTCAGTCTGTCCAGAACATCAAGCCCCAGGTTGACCgcttcttgatgaagaatggccGCCACATCATCTTGCTGGCTGAGGGTCGTCTGGTCAACCTTGGCTGTGCCACTGGCCACTCCTCTTTCGTCATGTCCTGCTCCTTCACCAACCAGGTCCTTGCTCAGATCATGTTGTACAAGGCCAGCGACGAGGCTTTCGGCAAGAAGTACGTTGAGTTCGCCAAGACTGGCAAGCTCGACGTCGGTGTCTATGTCCTGCCCAAGATCCTCGATGAGGAAGTCGCCCGTCTTCACCTCGACCATGTCCAGGCTGAGCTCAGCACCCTCAGCAAGGTTCAGGCTGAATACCTTGGCCTCACCACCGAGGGTCCTTACAAGGCTGACATCTACCGCTACTAA
- a CDS encoding eukaryotic translation initiation factor 3 subunit H (similar to Magnaporthe oryzae 70-15 XP_003712690.1), whose amino-acid sequence MSDALKDAPFQAVQVEALVIMKIAKHCSSTFPTVATGFIVGMDQNDVLDVTNTFQFPTVEGAVTDGHQNDTSQIAAAAPRQKSNISYQNEMIRHLKEVNVDANNVGWYTSATMGNFVNMGFIENQYHYQKDNDRAVALVYDTSKSSQGNLTLRAFRLTTAFMTAYKEGKFTTEILQKSKLTFRDILAELPINVHNSHLLTSFLHQIPARPEEDEIEQPNSLSDLKRDSVKPPLYPSIDSLDLSIDPFLEKTCDLLLESIESHYTDLNNFQFYQRQVTREQAKISQWQAKRKAENAQRVVAKQPPLPEDEWQRLFKMPQEPSRLEGMLNAKQVEQYSKQVDGFTSNVTAKMFAVRENLMPQ is encoded by the exons ATGAGCGACGCTTTGAAAGATGCGCCTTTCCAGGCCGTCCAGGTCGAGGCTTTG GTGATTATGAAGATTGCCAAGCACTGCTCCTCGACATTTCCCACCGTGGCGACTGGATTTATTGTTGGTATGGACCAGAATGATGTCCTCGATGTGACCAACACCTTCCAATTTCCCACCGTCGAAGGCGCTGTTACCGACGGCCACCAAAACGATACGTCCCAGATCGCCGCTGCTGCTCCCCGGCAAAAGTCCAACATTTCCTATCAAAATGAGATGATCAGACACTTGAAGGAAGTCAACgtcgatgccaacaatgTTGGATGGTACACCAGCGCCACCATGGGCAACTTTGTCAACATGGGCTTCATCGAGAATCAGTATCACTACCAAAAGGACAACGACCGAGCCGTCGCCCTCGTCTACGATACCAGCAAGAGTTCTCAGGGCAACTTGACTCTGCGAGCATTCCGTCTTACTACTGCATTTATGACTGCTTACAAGGAGGGCAAGTTTACCACAGAGAT TCTTCAAAAGTCGAAGCTCACCTTCCGCGATATTCTGGCCGAGCTGCCCATCAATGTGCACAACTCTCATCTCCTCACTTCATTCCTCCACCAGATCCCCGCCCGTCccgaggaagacgagattGAGCAACCCAACTCGCTGTCAGACCTCAAGAGAGACTCTGTCAAACCTCCTCTGTACCCATCCATCGACAGCCTCGACCTCTCCATCGATCCTTTCCTTGAGAAGACCTGCGACCTTCTCCTCGAGAGCATCGAGTCCCACTATACCGACCTCAACAACTTCCAGTTCTACCAGCGCCAGGTTACCCGTGAACAGGCCAAGATTTCTCAGTGGCAAGCGAAGCGAAAGGCCGAGAATGCTCAGCGAGTCGTTGCTAAGCAGCCACCTCTGCCCGAGGACGAATGGCAGCGACTATTCAAAATGCCCCAAGAGCCTAGCCGCCTAGAGGGCATGCTGAACGCCAAGCAGGTTGAACAGTACAGCAAGCAAGTAGATGGGTTCACATCTAATGTTACGGCCAAGATGTTCGCTGTCCGGGAAAACTTGATGCCTCAGTAA
- a CDS encoding 5-azacytidine resistance protein azr1 (similar to Metarhizium acridum CQMa 102 XP_007815672.1), with the protein MRQQKSDPPRIARQYSTSTPFPTSPRFSYHIAASFIGKDRPYDPSTHIFHFNPYNRIQPPRHRRPSSRPDSGHDAFFVSRINDSGSVAFGVADGVGGWVDSGVDPADFSHGFCDYMAASAYEHDPANSPPLTARRLMQKGYDAVCNDRSLHAGGSTACVGIAAPDGTFDVANLGDSGFLQLRLNAVNAYSEPQTHAFNTPFQLSLVPPSVAARMAAFGGAQLSDLPRDADVSQHYVRHGDILLFATDGVLDNLFNHDILKIASRVMVSSGAWQMTPSGGVRVADSIDSLTKPANLPDGESEGKPSKAVTLQSLLATELVGAAKAASVNTKMDGPFAKEVQKYYPHEQWRGGKVDDICVVVAVVSEDSSGSRSKL; encoded by the coding sequence ATGCGCCAACAAAAATCCGACCCTCCGCGAATAGCACGACAAtattcaacatcaacaccgtTCCCAACATCCCCCCGATTCTCATACCACATCGCCGCCTCCTTCATCGGCAAAGACCGCCCGTACGACCCGTCCACCCACATCTTCCACTTCAATCCATACAACCGAATCCAACCGCCCCGGCATCGCCGGCCGTCCTCCCGCCCAGACTCCGGCCACgatgccttcttcgtcagcCGCATCAACGACTCTGGCTCCGTGGCCTTTGGCGTCGCAGACGGTGTAGGCGGCTGGGTTGATTCAGGCGTCGACCCAGCCGACTTCTCCCACGGCTTCTGCGACTACATGGCCGCCTCAGCGTACGAGCACGACCCGGCCAACAGTCCCCCACTCACAGCACGACGACTCATGCAGAAGGGCTACGATGCAGTCTGCAATGACCGCTCATTACACGCCGGCGGGAGCACAGCGTGCGTGGGAATAGCAGCACCAGACGGAACATTCGACGTGGCCAACCTGGGCGACTCGGGATTCCTGCAACTCCGCCTCAATGCTGTAAACGCCTACTCTGAGCCGCAAACACATGCATTCAACACCCCGTTCCAACTATCCCTCGTGCCGCCGAGCGTGGCCGCGCGCATGGCTGCCTTTGGAGGCGCCCAACTAAGTGACTTGCCTCGCGACGCCGACGTCTCCCAGCACTACGTGCGCCACGGCGACATTCTCCTCTTCGCTACAGACGGCGTGCTAGATAATCTCTTTAATCACGACATTCTCAAAATCGCAAGCCGCGTGATGGTCTCCAGCGGCGCATGGCAAATGACCCCCTCTGGCGGCGTCCGCGTCGCCGACTCCATCGATTCACTAACGAAGCCCGCGAATCTACCTGACGGCGAGTCGGAGGGTAAGCCCTCCAAAGCGGTAACTCTACAGAGTCTGCTTGCCACGGAACTAGTCGGCGCTGCCAAAGCAGCCAgcgtcaacaccaagatggaCGGACCTTTTGCAAAGGAAGTTCAAAAGTACTATCCGCATGAGCAGTGGCGCGGcggcaaagtcgacgacatttgtgtggtggtggctgttgTCTCAGAGGACTCGAGTGGTTCTCGGAGCAAGCTGTAA
- a CDS encoding succinate dehydrogenase iron-sulfur protein (similar to Cordyceps militaris CM01 XP_006672347.1): MAALRSTSSRILGSSLRTAMRPGAVFTRSMASVSEAPQEKAPNMKTFQIYRWNPDTPTEKPRMQSYTIDLNKTGPMILDALVRIKNELDPTLTFRRSCREGICGSCAMNINGQNTLACLCRIPSENASDVKLYPLPHTYVVKDLVPDLTYFYKQYKSIKPYLQRDTPAPDGKEYRQTKEDRKKLDGLYECILCACCSTSCPSYWWNSEEYLGPAILLQSYRWLADSRDERGAERRANLENNMSLYRCHTILNCTRACPKGLNPGKAIAEIKKQMAFA; this comes from the exons ATGGCTGCTCTCCGCTCTACCTCGTCTCGAATCCTTGGTTCGTCCCTCCGGACGGCCATGCGACCTGGCGCCGTCTTCACACGCTCAATGGCCTCTGTGAGCGAAGCTCCTCAGGAGAAGGCTCCCAACATGAAGACTTTCCAGATCTACCGATGGAACCCCGATACCCCTACCGAGAAGCCTCGCATGCAGTCCTACACCATCGACCTGAACAAGACTGGACCCATGATCCTGGACGCTCTCGTCCGTATTAAGAACGAGCTCGACCCTACCCTAACTTTCAGAAGAAGTTGTCGTGAGGGTATCTGTGGCAGCTGTGCCATGAACATCAACGGCCAGAACACCTTGGCTTGCTTGT GCCGAATCCCTTCTGAGAACGCAAGCGACGTCAAGCTTTACCCTCTGCCTCACACCTACGTTGTCAAGGATCTCGTGCCCGATTTGACCTACTTCTACAAGCAGTACAAGTCAATCAAGCCCTACCTGCAGAGAGATACGCCCGCTCCTGAT GGCAAGGAATACCGTCAGACCAAGGAGGACCGCAAGAAGCTTGACGGTCTCTACGAATGCATTCTCTGCGCCTGCTGCTCAACCTCTTGCCCCTCATACTGGTGGAACTCGGAAGAGTACCTCGGACCTGCTATTCTGCTCCAGTCTTACCGATGGCTGGCTGATTCACGAGACGAGCGCGGAGCCGAACGCCGTGCCAACCTGGAGAACAACATGAGCCTGTACCGTTGccacaccatcctcaactGCACCCGTGCCTGCCCCAAGGGCCTGAACCCCGGCAAGGCCATCGCCGAGATCAAGAAGCAGATGGCGTTTGCGTAA
- a CDS encoding glycosyl hydrolase (similar to Metarhizium acridum CQMa 102 XP_007815674.1) produces MPKSSVTRWACCLALAFSFFAEGVECATKAQYAQGASTAIKALNSNWYNQNTGLWDGAWWQSANALTTLADFAILQPGAANSLGITNTIQNTVKNAPKKFPGFINQFYDDEGWWAMGLIHSYDATQDESYLEAAADIFQDMQTGGGTPCKGGIFWSKDRKYVNAIANELYLTVAAALANRIPSNRTYAQIATNEWKWFQNSGMINRQNLINDGLDGNCKNNGLQTWSVNQGVILGALAELSKGSLLGGGVLNTARNLAKAAIKALSNQDGILVETDKCETQSSACGFDAKQFKGVFIRNLGYLNQIINDGDIRAFITRNADSVWSKDRDSKNRMGVAWAGPVIAANGASHGSALDALVAAARVA; encoded by the coding sequence ATGCCAAAGAGTTCTGTCACAAGATGGGCTTGTTGCCTTGCTctcgccttctccttcttcgcTGAAGGAGTCGAGTGTGCCACCAAAGCGCAGTATGCACAAGGTGCATCTACTGCTATCAAGGCTCTTAACAGTAACTGGTATAACCAGAACACTGGCTTATGGGACGGCGCTTGGTGGCAGAGCGCCAACGCCCTCACAACCCTTGCtgactttgccatcttgcAGCCTGGAGCAGCAAATTCTTTGGGCATaacaaatacaatacaaaacACCGTTAAAAATGCACCCAAAAAGTTTCCCGGCTTTATCAACCAATTCTACGACGACGAAGGTTGGTGGGCCATGGGGCTTATTCACTCCTATGACGCAACCCAGGATGAGAGCTACCTCGAAGCGGCGGCAGACATCTTCCAAGACATGCAAACTGGTGGCGGAACACCCTGCAAAGGCGGAATATTTTGGAGCAAGGATCGCAAATACGTTAATGCCATCGCCAATGAACTCTATCTCACAGTAGCCGCAGCGTTGGCAAATCGAATTCCATCTAATCGAACATACGCGCAGATCGCAACCAATGAATGGAAATGGTTCCAAAACAGTGGTATGATCAACCGCCAGAATCTTATCAACGACGGCCTCGACGGCAACTGCAAGAATAATGGCCTGCAAACCTGGTCGGTAAACCAGGGTGTGATTTTAGGTGCCCTGGCTGAGCTCTCAAAGGGTTCCCTGCTTGGGGGTGGTGTCCTCAACACAGCCagaaacttggccaaggcggccaTAAAGGCGCTCTCTAATCAAGACGGCATCCTAGTCGAGACTGATAAATGCGAGACTCAGTCCAGCGCGTGCGGATTTGATGCGAAACAATTCAAAGGTGTTTTCATCCGAAATCTGGGCTATCTCAACCAAATCATCAACGATGGCGATATCAGAGCCTTCATCACGAGAAACGCCGACTCTGTGTGGAGCAAGGATCGTGACAGCAAGAATAGAATGGGTGTAGCTTGGGCAGGCCCAGTAATTGCTGCTAATGGTGCCTCTCACGGCAGCGCTTTAGATGCTCTGGTTGCAGCCGCTCGGGTTGCGTAA